The sequence GTCGGCCAGATTCCGTGCTAATGGAACGCACAGGCCGACAACAAGTACGGAAGCCGAACGTGTAATTCGCTCAGGGAGGATGCAATTGCACATGCGAAACCACATTAACAAAACAACCATCCGATTCTACCTATAATATTATAACCATAGCTATCAGCACTGCCTAATGACGAACGCGAGACGCTAGAAGGCAACGGTTACGGTCAGCCGTTGCCAACAGTGGTGACGCTGTGTTCCGAAGACGTGGCGAAATCTCGACTACTTCTCCGACGCCAGGAGGTGTATGCTGCTAGTGTACACGTAGTAGACACGTCTATTTCGTCTATAGCTAGAGTTCTGAATGGCTGGACTGGTGAACACGCCtgaaggagacaggcgccccgAGCCAATAATGACTCCAGCCAAGCAGCACTTCAGCATCAGACGACGAAATGGGCATGCctactaggtggacacttacagaacacACCCCCCAGGGCTCGAAGTGCCCGAGAGCGCTCGACGCCTGAGAACGAAAAGCTGAACGCAACGCGATCGCGCTCCGAAACGACCTGCCAAAGATGCCATAAATGAGTGCAAAGGCGAACAATGAAAGCTAGCCTATCGGAACGCTTGCCCGGCGCCTCTCCTTTCCGACACCGTAAGGCAGTGTCGGCAGGCTGTTAGGCCTGCTACAAGGCGCCAGGGATCGAGATTCCTATAAATTAGTGCAAAGGAGAGAAAATGAAAGCTAGCCTATCGGAACGCTTGCCCGGCGCCTCTCCTTTCCGACACCATAAGGCAGTGTCGGCAGGCTGTTAGGCCTGCTAGAAGGCGCCAGGGATCGAGATTCCTATAAATTAGTGCAAAGGAGAAAAATGAAAGCTAGCGTATCGGAACGCTTCCCCGGCGCCTCCCCTTTCCGACATTGTAAGGCATTGTCGGCAGGCTGTTAGGCCTGCTAGAAGGCGCCAGGGATCGAGATTCCCATAAATTATTGAAAAGGAGAAAAATGAAAGCTAGCCTATCGGAACGCTTCCCCGGCGCCTCCCCTTTCCGACATTGTAAGGCATTGTCGGCAGGCTGTTAGGCCTGCTAGAAGGCGCCAGGGATCGAGATTACCATAAATTAGTGCAAAGGAGAAAAATGAAAGCTAGCCTATCGGAACGCTTGCCCGGCGCCTCACCTTTCCGACACCGTAAGGCAGTGTCGGCAGGCTTTTAGGCCTGCTACAAGGCGCCAGGGATCGAGATTCCTATAAATTAGTGCAAAGGAGAAAAATGAAAGCTAGCCTATCGGAACGCTTCCCCGGCGCCTCCCCTTTCCGACATTGTAAGGCAGTGTCGGCAGGCTGTTAGGCCTGCTAGAAGGCGCCAGGGATCGAGATTACTATAAATTAGTGCAAAGGAGAAAAATGAAAGCTAGCCTATCGGAACGCTTCCCCGGCGCCTCCCCTTTTCGACATTGTAAGGCATTGTCGGCAGGCTGTTAGGCCTGCTAGAAGGCGCCAGGGATCGAGATTACAATAAATTAGTGCAAAGGAGAAAAATGAAAGCTAGCCTATCGGAACGCTTGCCCGGCGCCTCTCCTTTCCGACACCATAAGGCAGTGTCGGCAGGCTTTTAGGCCTGCTACAAGGCGCCAGGGATCGAGATTCCTATAAATTAGTGCAAAGGAGAAAAATGAAAGCTAGCCTATCGGAACGCTTCCCCGGCGCCTCCCCTTTCCGACATTGTAAGGCAGTGTCGGCAGGCTGTTAGGCCTGCTAGAACGCGCCAGGGATCGAGATTACCATAAATTAGTGCAAATGAGAAAAATGAAAGCTAGCCTATCGGAACGCTTGCCCGGCGCCTCTCCTTTCCGACACGGTAAGGCAGTGTCGGCAGGCTGTTAGGCCAGCTACAAGGCGCCAGGGATCGAGATTCCCCAAGAGAAAGGCGGAGGACAGAAAAGTGCGTCCGTTCGCTTACCTTCCGGCCTGGAAAATGGGCCGTTGGCCGGTTCACGAGCTTCGAACTCGGGTGCTGCGCGGGGTACGCGCGCACGCCTATCCAAGCGCCTCGTCTTTGGCGCTCCTGCGAGATGGCCGACCGCGAGCTGAAACAAAGCAAAGAAACGCAGTTGCAGACCTACGCCCATGTTACTCTACGTTCCTTGCGGAATTTCTAATAGAAATAGAACACTTGAGCCTGTAATCCCGCATGAAGTTGCATAACCACCTATAACTCATGTTACTGATTTGAAGGAAGACGAAGTTTGAAGATTCGCAGGGTGCGGGGCTGAATAGTATACGAATGGCATTAGCTTTTTTCTTAGGAATTATACTTAAGATTCAAAGAGGTGCTTTGCGAATTTTAAGCCTCCTCCTTTATAAACTCCCCAAATTTTGAGAACTTGTCACATAACTGGAACAGTAAACTCTGTGAAACACGAACACTTGAAGTCGAATCACTAGGCTACGTTGACAAATTCCGTTTCTAAAGTTTCACCTACACATGGCTGGTCTGTTTCTATCACCGCACAGCTTCTCTTATGGGGAATATGAAATGTCATTTTGCAGCTGCTTGTAAAAAATATTCCAATATGCAAAAACGAACCCCAAAAACACTTGTCCACCTTCTTATATAACCTTATAACTGAAATGTTTAACACGAGCTATCTGCGGGGGAATCGACACCACACTTTGCACAGCGACAGCAAGGTTAGCGACGGAACTCTGGGCATTACTTCAAGGTCAACGTGATTTCGAATACTAATTCAGAAATTAAGGTGTCGTTATCTGTCTAGAAATTCAATTTCGACTCACGGTATTtttgctttcatttctttctgcAATCTAGAGACATCCTTAAACATAATCTTATTATTTCTCAAGCATGTATAATTTTGTTTACGTTCGCATACATTTCCCTTTCTTACATTTTTATTGAACTACAATGTTCTTGACCAGTTTGCCAAGGTGGGTATGTGCAACTAATACCAAGGTTAAATATCTAATTGGCATATGAAGGAATCAACATAACAGTGCTAGGTGGGAGCACAAAAGGCCCAGGCGCACAAACGAGCCAGGCACCTCGGCAGTAGGCCCACCAGCCCTTGCAGCCCACTGACGGGATGTCTTCAGTATTGGAACAGCCATTCGATTAATACGTAGCACTGGTTTTATTCCAAGCCATGCTCCATACATAGTGAAAAAGATGTATTTGGTTCTCGCTCACAACTGCTCCACCCCACCAAGATTTTAATGGCTCGCTACTCATGTGTTACGCAAGACACAGCTTGGATgacagggtatgtgccactacACGCGAGCGCGAAAAGAAAACGTCGGCACCCCGTCACAATCAGTGCTCGTTCTgtttgtcgtttacagcttcgctgtccgaccaccttcacagcgtggattcgagaccatttttttttcttatctgagAAGGTTTAACCTCGAAGTTTATAGGTAAGTCTTCAATGACACGTTACTCAGCATCAGGCACGAACTACAGCGATATCTCGAGAACATTCTCCGCCACCGAAAGGACGTAGTATTCAGGTACATCTGCGTCAGTCAAGCAGTTCATAAGACCTTAACACTTTTTCACGCCTTAAGTTGGACCTCCAGCGTTTCCTGTGCCACTGTGGAAGTGGCTGTTTTTAGCCATTTCTCCAGAATTATTATAGGCCTCGGGCTACGTGTCCCACTAGACACGCAAAACAGCGCGGAAGAAGTGAAGTTGAGAATAACAAAACTGAAGGTTACGGAGAAGGCAAAAAAGTCTACAACAGAAGCAGCCCATTGTGAACGAAGATGTCAATTCACCAATGTAAGCAGTACTTACACTAACGAGTTTTATACTTCATGGTGATCTCTTACTGCAGAACATACATCATTTAACCACATCATTTCCGGTAGCTTCACAGTTTACCCTACATAGGTATGTCTGGGTAAAATGTCAACAATGAATAATACTGAATAATGTAGCAGATAATTTGGCGAGAGCAGTGCTGAGTGGCTCTCTTCTGTTGATAAGTCCTTCGTCGAGTTTCTTCGCTGATTTGTCCTTGGTAAGGTTCTTCGACATTTTCATGCTTCGTCATTCGTTGCTAATTTCAGGAGAGGAGCACTCGTCCAGGACAATTTAAATGGTCCGTAGTAACTTTAGCTTAATTCTCTTATCCACTGTTCCTTCCGAATAACAATCTCTACCGTactcaaaaaaatattttcttctctACACTGCGCCTTTCGAGTAGCTGTCATAGACAGAAATTTGTATAGAGTTGCTTAGACATTCTTTCCTTTCTGGCCATTTTCAGGTCATGAGGCAATCCATTAATTTTAACCACACGGTTGTTTCTTATAAATTGCACAAACATTTCAAACGGATAATTTTACCTAGGTTATACCTTGCCATAGCCAGTGCTGTCTTTGGATGCATTTTGTCTTTTACATTACCATATACAGATGTCTTACCTAATAAGAAATGTTATCACGATACAGGTGAATTTTCTTGCTACATTTCTAAACTATTGGTATTTGGCTTTTCATTTGATATCATAAAATTGTTTATCAATATTTTGTAGATTTACCTAGGCATCTGGCAAACAGGGTTTCTGGACAATTGCCATAGAGGGTAACAGTCATACAAAAAGGCAAACCTGCCAAACAATGTTTTGCTCAGGGTTAAGCTGACGGAGGCCCAAAGGTGCACCGAGTAGAAAACTATTGTCTTGTTTAAACTGAGTGCACAGCAGATCGTGGGGATTTGCTTACTTGTAAACAAATGACTGAAACAACTTTAGAAGGGCGAATAATTGCTTAGATTTTTCTGTTCAGTTCGTAAAGAACAACGTGTCTTCTCCATTCCCACGTATGCCTGGGACCCGCCTATATTTGTCTGTTAACATAACTTCTTCATATGGCAGCTTTGTAGATAATAAATTTAAAATGTATTTCTACTCGAGAAAGAGCACCTGGATTATGACAGTCACTGTAGCGGAGGCATGCGTATAACCACTCCTGCTTGTTTGTTGCGCACATAACCTGATGCAAGGAAGCGCTTTTCACAATTCGCCTATATAGAAACTCCGCTGCCATCGCTTCATAAGGAACCGCCCGACATAGTCATCAGCAAGAAAACGAATCACACAGAGCCATCATGGTAGAAGAAGGTTTCGTAATTTAACTTTTTTAGATTTTCCTTGCACAGCTTTTTTTacattgtatttctttcttttctctatttttaTGAATACGTTTCCTATAGGTTGCTTTGGACTGGTTTCGTCTTGCTCCTTTTTCTATATTTTTGAGGGCACATCGGATTAACTCCAGCGTGGACGGTCCACCTCGTAGGGACAAGCCATGTTTTGTCACAACAGCAATAATTTTCGGATGGTTTGTATGTGCCATAAACATTCAAGCTTTCCGGTGAAACCTGCTAACGTGCACAGCTACAAACTGCATTGCTTCTGTTGCCTCCCTGCCACCGCAATACCCGATATTTCAAATGTTCACACTATATACGAACACAACACAGGAAGAAAACAAGCTGAATTTACTACTTCATATTCAGTACGGACGTACCTTTGAACTGCTTAGAGCAATGGCTCCAATTAACCATTTTTTTATCATTCAATAACCTTCAGACATTGATCAGCCCAACAACTACGTCATCAGAAAGGCCTTGATGCGTTTTTGGAGCTAGTGGAACAATGTATCACGAGTACTAGTGCTCTTTGCGACGACACTCACAAAAACAAGA comes from Dermacentor andersoni chromosome 9, qqDerAnde1_hic_scaffold, whole genome shotgun sequence and encodes:
- the LOC126527811 gene encoding uncharacterized protein isoform X4 → MTPRLAAAPAWTSSLSRSAISQERQRRGAWIGVRAYPAQHPSSKLVNRPTAHFPGRKATKEVPGDLTKTLPLPRPYRTKTFP